DNA from Aphis gossypii isolate Hap1 chromosome 3, ASM2018417v2, whole genome shotgun sequence:
tatccgATGTACactaggtaatttattttattttaataatatgatttacctGCCATTTGCTTTATTTATAccgtcaattattattttttctgaaaaaatgattatttatttgatacttagttgtatataataatatatttatactacactAATTAGCTTTCTATCTTTGACATTAAACTTGTCATCgcgtgaattaaaaaattcagtaGTTGCACATCCTGTATAAACTAAACgtgtatcaataatttatcaaataatttcgcctgatgaaaattaaaacgaaataaatcaatatcgtttttataatTCCATTAGCTTTGCGAGGTAGTGATATCGTAACCAATCAACTCAATTCGAGGTGCGACTATAGCTGGGCtacaactttaaataatttcattcagTCATCCAGTATTTCTATGAATGATGTCtctacattttatgaataaatattatacacattattatgttttatttactcGTTTCTTGTGTGATTTTTCCCAACTGGTTAGATATGTTGTATACCTATGTGTAATACAACTAATATAAGAAATAGtggacaaaaataaaagaccATTTATAATGTCAACAAACactgaaaacaaaatttttatattaaaaaacagaaattcgaaacatatatagatatagatataacTGATAGACCAAACTGGTTTTGTCAAAATCGGCAGAAGGTAACGTGTAATCTGAACGCATTGTAGGTACAGTATAAAAGACGGTTATTTCCTAAATCATGTGATTTCCCTGTGATTaactttctattattattcattaaatatggcAAAGTAATGTACttgtaactttttattttaagttcattaaagttataaaatttcatGTTTTACGCTAACACTCTATATTACAGACTTACACTTTAGGTATAGGCCCAATTTCTGTCTAAGAAATATTgagagataaaaataaaaatatttcagagGTATTATTTGTTCAgtaaagttgaaaaataatgataaaactttttaatttttttaaccaataaatataataaagtcaaataataagtaatcataatattttttattcaaacgtacataaaaaaaaacaatgttcaTATGTTTGTAGTTATTATAGACTCAACAACTAATCGACCGATActgacaaaaattataaatatatttcttagaGCATCAGAAAAGTttaggaaatattttaaacagcgttgaaaatatttcaagtgcTATTATCGAATACACCGTAGACAGAATGCAAATGCCCATGTCGGTAGAATTAGTTCACAAACTTAGATTAGGTACACGTATACCACGATTTTTCCATGAAATGAAGTACATTAGAGGTACAATAGAGATACTCTGCTGATATAGCGTTGTGCCGAAGCATGTTATACGTACAGctaatttatttagatgtttctctagtatttaaatatttcatgagatttaaaatcatattatgtattattattattattattattattattattattaattgtgtacttatttactttatttcaacAGATCTAGCCCAATATTCAAAGTATTCattgttataagttatgacGATAAATtcagtaacataataataaaaaaaaatgagagaaaaaataaagtaatggtCTGTGTATgatttacatacatatgtatatcaGCAAAAAATAATTCCCTTTATATTACTGCAAGCCAGCATTTTCTGTATGCTTAATTCCAATCATAGAGTATTACTCTATgattccaatataatatttttatgataaaatattgtttagctATCAttctaatagttaaattttatttcaaagtaaaaattaaaaaccaaacatcttgaatgtataatttcatattaatgaGCATATaagaaatctaatttaatattttaggacaaattattttatattgatctaataaaattttaaaatggaacaagtttttattttcatttacgaatataaataagggaaattttataaatctatacattatattgattatgtcACGGAAGaattaaacttgaaaataaaaacataacagtTTATCAGTGAATGAAACAGTGAAATTTTGttgcaacaaaatattatattccgtTTCAATAAATGTCACTTTAAAGAACATACGCATAAAAACCGGATTTACAAGATATTAGAAGTCAACTACCTAATGCGTGTCAATAAATTACACATAATCCTTACAtccatacaaaaaaattactcataagtctaaaatgtttaagttcaTAGTACATTGTTTTATGATTTCCGGTATCATCGCAACAACTAACATATAGAATATTGTATCGCGATTATACAATTCCGGTTGACTGTTACCTAAGCGTttgactttttaatttttatataatatattaaaaattatatagtttaatcattactcataaaataacacaagttaaaatttatgaagtttcactaatatagaatataaaacgttttcttatattttaatgaataaaagttAGGTTAgttaaaccatttaaaaaaatgtgattgtGGAAAGAATGTGAAAGAATTAAATGTAcgaccaataaaaatattgttctataaagcatttgtaatttatataattaaagatcACCTAATATTGAACACtgcagttataaattataacacaagaaaattatttaatataactaaaacattagtgcacaaaaacaaattcaatctacttacttatatttttatataataccaaaaatatatatgttaccaTTTTATGTCAACATAATCcaatacttaaatagtttaaaaaaaataactaatgacAATTAGTTGAAAAATTGATACATTTCTCATCTCGTTTACTAGTATTTCTacctgtaataataaaagaacatAAAAGAACCATTCAACTCGAAATACAGTACTTTAGTTACACgtaaaagaaaattgtataaccAATCTGTTTTAGAAATGTTgtcactttttaaaatttgcaaCATATGATCCACAAGATAATAGTTATCTGTAaacatatatagttaaataaaatcatcgtgtgagattaattaattattaagtaattaaaaagacCTTATTTACTGCTGAGTTGTATATTGAAgggtattatactattatgttacCTTTATGGAATATGAACGCTAagatttattgttgttaaaaatgttaacaatttgGTTTCGAAATGATCATAATAGGAAGAAGATcggataaaaatgaaaagaaaatgtGGTTAATTGTTGTGTAGTAATAATAGTCTTAAGTACATAGAAAAATGTGGTTTCTTAGTGCTTAAGCAACCTTCTAAAACTATTGTATGACGATATGATGACAACAATAAACAGAAGattaacattttgataattgTATCAAGATTTCCATCAAAGTATAAAAGACAACAGATCCGTTCAAATGTGTAGTATAAGCACTTCGTCTCTTGATTAGTTAGTatagtgattatttttaaattgttttacctATACCGTCTCCAAATCTCCGGCAACATAATGAAATCTTTGGTAAGTACAAAATTTTACTACGATCataatggttttatattatgtgtgtgtaatatttttttaaatttataataattattaataacactaGACAGTATAGTTAGgccaaatataaattttaaacttagaagaagtatgaaataatagtataaattaatcattaataaaatcatttaaaatttatctaagccctttttaatttaatatttattcaataaactaataaaatttgtgtATGAATCACaattacacatatttaatttttttttaatgttacgaGAATTTCGTTTCACAACGTAGGTAGGACTTTTATCTCGTTTTATTctcatagttattaaattataataagttaataaaaaaaagttcacatgatatatagttaattaaattaaattaaaataatactaaatactaaaaatgttatatttattactcaaacttcaatatttttaaatttcataaaattatcaatttctaTATCTAATAGTTGTTACTTATCAATAGCATCTATAACGATAATTATCATTGGTCAACTATGTCAGTTCACGCTTCTGATATTACACTTAGATCTTAGATGAATGAACAATTTTACGTTAAATAGTTTAagcctaaatatttaaatataaatatgaataaatcgtggctatctatgtataatgaaaatagcTCAATTATcgatcttataaaaataattttaacttataactgcaggtattaggtacaatacctaattaatgattatatatattttgaatattttaagaatattttttcattttactatTCACTTGGGTTGTGTTATTAGATAgtgtattgtttaataattcttgaataaataatacacttaatctgtttaaagcttaaataataatataaatgtatttatacaattaaactttttttaataaaaaaatgcatttaagcATTGCTCGTAATTGATTAGTGACTGTTGACTGAGCAGTGAgcctaaataaattcaagttCTTAACgaataaatacattagtaTAAACACTTAACGTTGTAGTACAAACATTTTGTCAACAGTGTTAGTTGTTCCATATTTTGGGccaaatacacatttttttatttttttaattcaattctgtattgacaaatttatttcagtactattataaataataacgtatattttaaaatattcaaataaagatTGTGTGttggtatgattttttttttttttttagtatttgtcctaatattttaatgcttatttttttttaaatatatttatagattatctTGATGGTCGTGGTGTCTGTGGCCGTGGCCGACGAAAAGGGTACACCCAAACAGGATAAGCGTCAAATATCTTCGTACAACAGCGGTACTGCTGCAACTATCGCACAACCGTTACAAACGACGCAGCCTACATCCGGTACAGTAGCGGTCAATAATGCACCTTCGTACCAACCAAGTTATCTACCGACTTGTGTGGTACAACCGTACAGCAACAGCATTTTCACCAATCCATCGGTCCCCGTTTATCAGCCTCCGTACTATAATGGGCCCTCCGAGTCGTATGTACCTCAATACCAACCGCAACAATATCCAATCGCTTATCAACCACCACAATATCCGATCGCATATCAGCCACCGCAATACCCGATCGCCTATCAGCCATCGCAATATCCAACCACGTATCAGCCGTCACAATATCCGGCCACGTATCAGCCTTCGCAATATCCGGCCACATATCAGCCGTCGCAATATCCGGCCACGTATCAGCCACCACAATCCGCTCCGAGTCCGGCGCCGTACTCATACAGTTACTTCACTACGGCGGTCAACAACGCCAACAGCAACGCACAGTTGTCCACCACTAAGAAgtaatacgttttttaaacattaatccGGAGAATATGTTCAGGCTTATAATACGATactatcatatacatatacatagataatatctatgtatatttctgttaaaatataaattataaattatataataaatgcaaacggtttttttttttaagagaatttaaatcttttttatttcattaataaatacataacataatatttcacgATGATgcacacataattatatacaaataaaataaaatgatatgatTATTAACAATGATTTACTAGAAACTACGATTGCCGACGATGTAGTAATTATAGTTCAGATTAGGTGTatgatattttcttattactgCAGCAGCGGATCGGTTGACGATTGCGGTATCATCGATGATTAGTAGAGAGATGGAGCATAGATCGGGGCCTTGTAGATTGGTGCGTGGTGGTAAGACAAGGGGGACGCGTAAGAGATTGGAGCGTGATAGGGGAGGGGTGCGTGGTAGGAGAGGGGAGCGTGGTAAGCGAGAGGTGCGTGGTAGGGGAGGGGAGCGTGGTAGGACAGGGGGTAGGACAATGGAGCGTGGTATTTCAGTGGCGACACGAATGTCGTGGGCAGGGCCAATGGGGCAGCTGGGTAGGTGAGTGGTGCGTGGTAAGCAGGGTATCCGTAGCCCAGTCCGTAGATGCTGCGCTTGTCTGTGGTCTTGGCAGGGGTTGCTTGTTGTGGCTTGGCTTCTTCGGCGAAAGCGCAGACGGCAAGAGCCAACAGCAAAACGGCAGCTA
Protein-coding regions in this window:
- the LOC114122130 gene encoding adhesive plaque matrix protein-like, yielding MKSLIILMVVVSVAVADEKGTPKQDKRQISSYNSGTAATIAQPLQTTQPTSGTVAVNNAPSYQPSYLPTCVVQPYSNSIFTNPSVPVYQPPYYNGPSESYVPQYQPQQYPIAYQPPQYPIAYQPPQYPIAYQPSQYPTTYQPSQYPATYQPSQYPATYQPSQYPATYQPPQSAPSPAPYSYSYFTTAVNNANSNAQLSTTKK
- the LOC114122131 gene encoding cuticle protein 12.5-like: MKSYVAAVLLLALAVCAFAEEAKPQQATPAKTTDKRSIYGLGYGYPAYHAPLTYPAAPLALPTTFVSPLKYHAPLSYPLSYHAPLPYHAPLAYHAPLSYHAPLPYHAPISYASPLSYHHAPIYKAPIYAPSLY